Proteins encoded in a region of the Quercus lobata isolate SW786 chromosome 8, ValleyOak3.0 Primary Assembly, whole genome shotgun sequence genome:
- the LOC115956555 gene encoding uncharacterized protein LOC115956555 produces MDMLPSDAKLPKDHYEAKEIVQDLGLGYEKIHACPNDCMLFWKQNVNLDACPCCNASRWKTNEASVASKHASSNKGKKKVAKILRWFPLKPRLQRLFLSPDLASSMKWHVNGRTDDGVMRHLADSDAWKMFDIIPSPTSPGIAIDVYLEPLVEELRELWDVGVQAYNASSKEVFQLRAALMWTINDFPAYADLSGWSTKGELACPSCAVKTESRYLRNGRKFCYMGHRRRLDIDHDFYKDGMSFDGSNDTRLAPKPLVTFDIIVETEHLLGRCLGRKCQLTYKKRKRREADQSGWKKRSIFFTLPYWEDHKLRHNVDVMHIEKNVMDNILSTLLNLKDKTKDNYKACLDLADMGIRSELHLQRKSDDQYTIPAACFHMTSLEIDGFLQVLKDVTVPNGYASNISRCVNMKECKISGLKSHDNHILLQQLFPIALRGSLPSDVTRPLIKLARFFREICSKTLTISDIVTSEADIAVTLCELQKIFPPSFFTLMVHLVMHLATEAKIGGPVHYCWMYPIERYLSRLKSYVRNRATPEGSIAEGYIVEECLTFCSRMHKRLIEDELRKGHNRNVFDAIIYKHHMEKFCTWFRGHVMSLTGVDKEKEGVSDTLVALSKWPYIYVKRFKYYVINGLKFRSVNDECKWVHDQHRRGYRTDEFGFPMVNFTHFIHGGDKMMDEPYVLASQVTQVFYVEDKRHKDWYAVVKTKASDVFDAGVGPQHKEDDTYSFSENVPYNINTNEVVSDNLRWARDDQERMTIDASIIAERNLHGLLDTGMGKKRRLPLVEVGEGPSSSRQRGEELQAAHTSDAGSQPRGMERDHPLTVVQVGQGSSRSRDIMQEELRAAYDAEHARWEEGDDDDDETQPPFAVLT; encoded by the exons ATGGATATGCTTCCTTCAGACGCTAAGTTGCCAAAGGATCATTATGAGGCTAAGGAGATAGTTcaagatttgggtttgggttatgagAAGATCCATGCTTGTCCCAATGATTGTATGCTGTTTTGGAAGCAAAATGTTAACCTCGATGCGTGTCCTTGTTGTAATGCTTCAAGGTGGAAAACAAATGAGGCATCTGTTGCTAGTAAGCATGCTTCATCCAATAAGGGGAAGAAGAAAGTTGCGAAGATCCTACGGTGGTTCCCCTTAAAGCCAAGATTGCAGAGATTATTTCTTTCACCCGATCTGGCTAGTTCTATGAAATGGCATGTTAATGGTCGTACTGATGATGGGGTAATGCGGCATCTTGCTGACTCAGATGCATGGAAAATGTTTGACA TTATTCCTAGTCCTACCTCACCAGGGATTGCTATAGATGTGTACTTGGAACCGTTAGTAGAAGAACTAAGGGAGTTATGGGATGTTGGAGTACAAGCATACAATGCATCTTCAAAAGAAGTATTCCAATTGCGTGCAGCATTGATGTGGACCATAAATGATTTTCCTGCATACGCAGATTTGTCGGGTTGGAGTACCAAAGGTGAGTTGGCGTGTCCTTCTTGTGCCGTGAAGACCGAGTCTCGATACTTGAGAAATGGTCGCAAATTCTGTTACATGGGACATCGGCGGCGGTTGGATATTGACCACGATTTCTACAAAGATGGTATGTCATTTGATGGATCTAATGATACTCGATTGGCTCCTAAACCACTAGTCACATTTGACATTATTGTGGAAACTGAACATTTACTTGGACGTTGTCTGGGTAGGAAATGTCAACTTACTtacaaaaaaaggaagagaagggaGGCAGACCAGAGTGGTTGGAAGAAAAGGAGTATATTTTTTACCTTGCCTTATTGGGAGGATCACAAGTTGCGACACAATGTTGATGTGATGCATATAGAGAAGAATGTGATGGACAATATACTAAGCACACTGTTGAACTTGAAGGATAAAACGAAGGATAATTACAAGGCATGCCTTGACTTGGCGGACATGGGGATAAGGAGTGAACTCCACCTACAACGAAAAAGTGATGATCAGTATACCATACCGGCCGCATGTTTTCATATGACTTCATTGGAGATAGATGGTTTCTTGCAAGTTTTGAAAGACGTAACAGTGCCCAATGGGTACGCTTCCAATATCTCACGCTGTGTGAatatgaaagaatgcaagatttCTGGTTTGAAGAGTCATGATAATCACATATTGTTGCAGCAACTTTTTCCCATAGCATTACGTGGGTCATTGCCATCTGATGTTACTAGGCCTTTGATAAAGTTAGCTCGCTTCTTTAGAGAAATCTGTTCCAAAACCCTTACGATTTCAGATATTGTGACTAGTGAGGCAGATATTGCAGTGACATTGTGTGAACTGCAAAAGATATTTCCTCCATCCTTCTTTACACTGATGGTACATTTGGTCATGCACTTAGCTACTGAAGCGAAGATTGGTGGTCCAGTACACTACTGTTGGATGTATCCCATTGAGAG GTACCTCTCACGTCTTAAGTCTTACGTACGAAATAGAGCTACTCCGGAAGGGTCTATTGCTGAAGGATACATAGTAGAGGAGTGCTTAACATTTTGTTCACG GATGCACAAAAGATTGATAGAGGATGAACTTCGAAAAGGCCACAATCGTAACGTTTTCGATGCCATTATATATAAGCACCACATGGAAaagttttgtacttggtttagGGGTCAC GTGATGTCCCTCACTGGTGTTGATAAGGAAAAGGAGGGAGTTAGTGATACCCTTGTTGCATTGTCCAAATGGCCGTATATTTATGTAAAGCGGTTCAAGTATTATGTAATAAATGGCTTAAAATTTAGGAGTGTAAATGATGAG TGTAAATGGGTTCATGACCAACATAGAAGAGGATATAGGACTGATGAATTTGGGTTTCCTATGGTAAACTTTACACACTTCATACATGGTGGGGATAAAATGATGGATGAACCGTACGTCTTGGCATCTCAAGTTACACAAGTTTTTTATGTGGAAGATAAAAGGCACAAGGATTGGTATGCTGTTGTCAAAACTAAAGCTAGTGATGTGTTTGATGCTGGTGTTGGTCCCCAACATAAGGAGGATGACACATATAGTTTTTCTGAAAATGTTCCCTACAATATAAATACTAATGAGGTTGTGAGTGACAACCTTCGTTGGGCTCGGGATGATCAAGAGAGAATGACAATTGATGCCTCCATCATTGCTGAAAGAAACCTTCATGGA ttGTTGGACACAGGAATGGGTAAGAAACGCCGATTGCCACTTGTAGAGGTCGGCGAAGGACCCTCAAGTTCACGACAGAGGGGGGAGGAACTACAAGCCGCCCATACTAGTGATGCTGGGTCACAACCCCGAG GAATGGAAAGGGACCATCCATTGACAGTTGTGCAAGTTGGCCAAGGTTCATCACGCTCACGAGACATCATGCAAGAGGAGTTAAGGGCCGCCTATGATGCTGAGCACGCAAGATGGGAGgaaggagatgatgatgatgatgagacaCAGCCGCCTTTTGCAG TTTTGACTTGA